A single region of the Rhodothermia bacterium genome encodes:
- a CDS encoding DUF779 domain-containing protein, translated as MVPRVVASKAAVEVIEKLKSEHGPLMFHQSGGCCDGSAPMCYPAGELLIGDQDVWLGQLSGCDFYMSAFQYAYWAHTQLEIDITPGRGASFSLEIPLGLRFVVKSRLFEDDELDQLSPVRIGEG; from the coding sequence ATGGTTCCAAGAGTCGTGGCAAGCAAGGCTGCCGTCGAGGTTATCGAAAAATTAAAATCGGAGCATGGACCACTGATGTTTCACCAAAGTGGCGGTTGCTGCGACGGCTCTGCCCCGATGTGTTATCCAGCCGGAGAACTGCTCATCGGTGATCAAGATGTATGGCTGGGGCAATTAAGTGGATGTGACTTTTATATGTCGGCCTTTCAATATGCGTATTGGGCGCATACACAGTTGGAAATTGACATTACGCCGGGGCGTGGAGCCAGTTTCTCGCTCGAAATCCCGCTTGGTTTGCGCTTTGTGGTGAAATCCCGCCTTTTTGAGGACGACGAATTGGA
- a CDS encoding aldehyde dehydrogenase: MSDASLSLAPPVFKEYYNNFIGGQWVAPVKGAYFENISPVDGQVFTRVARSTAEDIELALDAAHAAAPAWNNSSATERSNILLKIADVMEANLELLARAETWDNGKPLRETRAADLPLAIDHFRYFAGVIRAEEGSVAELDATTVSMNIPEPLGVVGQIIPWNFPLLMASWKVAPALAAGNCVVLKPAEQTPSGILVLMELIQHLLPAGVLNVVNGFGIEAGKPLASSPRVAKVAFTGETTTGRLIMQYASQNIIPVTLELGGKSPNIFFKSIMDADDDFFDKCLEGAVMFALNQGEVCTCPSRILVEESIYEAFIERVVERTKAVKMGHPLDPSTMMGAQASNDQYEKILNYIQIGKEEGAEVLCGGGAMHQEALENGFYIQPTILKGHNKMRVFQEEIFGPVVCVTTFKDEAEALEIANDTLYGLGAGVWTRDMHQAYQMARQIKAGRVWVNCYHAYPAHAPFGGYKKSGIGRETHKMMLAHYRQTKNMLISYSKNPLGFF, translated from the coding sequence ATGTCTGATGCTTCTTTATCCCTCGCACCTCCTGTGTTTAAGGAGTACTATAACAACTTTATTGGTGGTCAATGGGTTGCGCCCGTAAAAGGTGCTTACTTTGAAAATATCTCGCCTGTTGATGGGCAGGTGTTTACCCGTGTTGCTCGCTCAACTGCCGAAGACATCGAACTTGCATTAGATGCGGCTCATGCTGCGGCTCCCGCTTGGAACAATAGTTCGGCAACAGAACGTAGCAACATCTTGCTCAAAATTGCAGATGTGATGGAAGCCAATCTCGAATTGCTGGCCCGTGCGGAAACGTGGGACAATGGCAAACCCCTTCGGGAAACCCGTGCCGCCGATTTGCCCTTGGCCATAGACCATTTCCGGTATTTTGCAGGGGTGATTCGGGCCGAGGAAGGCTCCGTAGCCGAGTTGGACGCCACTACGGTTTCGATGAATATCCCTGAACCACTTGGTGTGGTGGGGCAAATTATCCCGTGGAATTTTCCGCTGTTGATGGCATCTTGGAAGGTGGCTCCGGCATTGGCTGCGGGAAACTGTGTGGTGCTTAAACCGGCTGAACAAACCCCTTCAGGTATTTTGGTTCTGATGGAATTGATCCAACATTTGTTGCCTGCGGGCGTTTTGAATGTGGTGAATGGTTTTGGCATTGAGGCCGGAAAGCCACTTGCTTCAAGCCCGCGGGTGGCCAAGGTTGCTTTTACTGGTGAAACAACAACCGGACGCCTAATTATGCAATATGCGTCGCAAAACATTATCCCTGTAACATTGGAGTTGGGTGGTAAATCCCCAAATATCTTCTTTAAGAGTATTATGGATGCCGACGACGACTTCTTCGATAAATGTCTGGAAGGAGCGGTCATGTTTGCCCTAAACCAGGGCGAGGTCTGTACGTGCCCTTCTCGGATTTTGGTGGAAGAAAGCATCTACGAAGCCTTTATCGAACGGGTGGTTGAACGCACAAAGGCCGTAAAAATGGGGCACCCTCTCGACCCTTCAACCATGATGGGCGCACAAGCCTCGAACGATCAATACGAAAAAATATTGAACTACATCCAGATTGGAAAAGAAGAAGGGGCAGAAGTTTTGTGCGGTGGCGGTGCAATGCACCAAGAAGCCTTAGAAAACGGGTTTTATATCCAACCAACTATCCTGAAGGGCCACAATAAAATGCGGGTCTTCCAAGAAGAAATCTTTGGGCCAGTGGTTTGTGTAACCACCTTTAAAGACGAGGCAGAAGCGTTAGAAATCGCAAACGATACCTTATACGGCTTAGGGGCGGGTGTCTGGACGCGCGACATGCACCAAGCCTACCAAATGGCTCGCCAAATCAAAGCGGGTCGGGTTTGGGTGAATTGCTACCATGCGTATCCGGCACATGCTCCATTTGGTGGGTACAAAAAATCTGGCATTGGGCGCGAAACGCACAAAATGATGTTGGCACATTATCGCCAAACCAAAAATATGCTGATTTCGTACAGTAAAAATCCTTTGGGATTCTTCTGA
- a CDS encoding AraC family transcriptional regulator, which yields MHLSSGYYDRRKLEAHVENRTVYSLDRAELNVYETHMFADKVELTFDHPVLVSMLRGKKVMHLRDSSFVFVPGESVVLPPKEEMQIDFPEATFENPTQCLALTLANESIQEMTTYLNDKHPRADDHTHWTFSERNFHFTNDTAVNQIIARMIFLFTENHPSKDIFADFMLKELILRLMQTEARHILLESTDVLHHSSRLAFVVKYIREHLHEPLTVQALSEKACMSQTHFHRCFKLELGISPIDFINAERIKLAKTLLKNPNKRVNEVCYACGFNSMSYFNNVFRRSTGYAPTAYRNYHVEKIS from the coding sequence ATGCACCTTTCTTCTGGCTATTATGATCGGCGAAAACTCGAAGCCCATGTAGAAAACCGAACCGTATATTCCTTGGATCGAGCAGAGCTAAATGTTTACGAAACCCATATGTTTGCCGACAAAGTGGAGCTAACCTTCGATCATCCCGTCTTGGTGAGTATGTTACGGGGGAAGAAAGTGATGCACCTACGCGACAGCAGTTTCGTATTTGTGCCCGGAGAATCGGTGGTCTTGCCCCCAAAAGAGGAAATGCAGATAGACTTCCCCGAAGCCACCTTTGAAAACCCAACACAGTGCTTGGCACTCACATTGGCGAATGAATCCATTCAGGAAATGACCACCTATCTAAACGATAAACACCCTCGTGCGGATGACCACACCCATTGGACGTTCTCCGAGCGTAATTTCCATTTCACCAACGATACGGCCGTCAATCAGATTATTGCGCGGATGATTTTTCTCTTTACCGAGAACCATCCCTCCAAAGACATTTTTGCAGATTTTATGCTCAAAGAATTGATTCTGCGGCTTATGCAAACCGAAGCACGGCATATTCTTTTGGAAAGTACGGATGTCTTGCACCACTCTTCCAGATTGGCTTTTGTCGTCAAATATATTCGGGAGCATTTGCACGAACCACTTACGGTGCAAGCCTTAAGCGAAAAAGCATGTATGAGCCAAACCCATTTTCATCGCTGTTTTAAGTTAGAACTGGGTATCTCGCCTATAGACTTTATCAATGCTGAACGGATAAAGTTGGCCAAAACACTGCTCAAGAACCCAAATAAGCGGGTAAATGAAGTCTGCTATGCCTGCGGATTTAACAGCATGTCGTACTTTAACAATGTTTTCCGTCGTTCTACAGGATATGCACCAACGGCTTATCGGAACTACCACGTTGAAAAAATTTCTTAA
- a CDS encoding DUF4296 domain-containing protein has protein sequence MAMLGKYNSFLWVLLFFSGGCTQKQRPPEQALSKEKLIRVLVDLELAEARLMTLRDVKPAMRDSILKDHQVHKAVFEAWMTYYAQHPESFLPIREAVSRRLEQEAPNVPAVTPSKETQLIVR, from the coding sequence ATGGCAATGCTTGGCAAATATAATTCGTTTTTATGGGTATTACTGTTTTTTTCGGGCGGTTGTACGCAAAAGCAACGGCCACCAGAACAAGCCTTATCCAAAGAAAAACTGATCCGTGTCTTGGTGGATTTGGAATTGGCGGAGGCACGTTTGATGACGTTGCGGGACGTTAAACCGGCCATGCGGGATTCTATTCTGAAGGATCATCAGGTACACAAAGCCGTGTTCGAGGCATGGATGACCTATTATGCCCAGCATCCAGAAAGCTTCCTGCCAATTCGAGAAGCTGTAAGTAGGCGTTTAGAACAAGAAGCACCAAACGTTCCTGCTGTTACGCCTTCCAAAGAAACACAACTTATTGTTCGTTAA
- the trpA gene encoding tryptophan synthase subunit alpha produces MIQRLHQTLAQCGEQGEKAMGIFVTNGFPEPEATLDLLKTIDENGANFIELGMPFSDPLAEGLPIQRSSERALRHGTKMADAFKVVEDFRKTSDTPLLLMGYVNPIMRYGMAQFCRDAAQSGVDGLILPDLPPTEAAQLRTVADQNGLAWVNLIAPNTANDRVKYIDEHTNGFVYAVSVTGLTGTSISTEAVSAYLSRVRPLVKKNPLLVGFGIRNYHDAMRLSAQTDGFIVGSALINLLEKLWDEPMPAQERLKQVGAFIHALKYGV; encoded by the coding sequence ATGATCCAACGACTTCATCAAACACTTGCCCAATGTGGGGAACAGGGCGAAAAAGCCATGGGGATTTTTGTGACCAATGGCTTTCCAGAGCCGGAAGCAACCCTCGATCTGCTTAAAACTATAGACGAAAACGGGGCTAACTTCATTGAACTCGGTATGCCGTTTAGCGACCCTTTGGCAGAAGGGCTACCCATCCAACGATCAAGTGAACGCGCTTTGCGGCATGGAACCAAAATGGCGGATGCCTTTAAAGTGGTGGAAGACTTCCGGAAAACCAGCGATACTCCTTTGCTCCTGATGGGCTATGTAAACCCCATCATGCGGTATGGCATGGCGCAGTTTTGCCGTGATGCCGCCCAAAGTGGTGTGGATGGCCTGATTTTGCCCGATTTACCACCCACGGAAGCAGCACAACTGCGAACTGTAGCAGATCAAAACGGCTTGGCGTGGGTTAACTTAATTGCGCCCAACACCGCCAATGATCGCGTAAAATACATTGATGAACATACCAACGGTTTTGTTTATGCCGTCTCGGTGACAGGGCTTACGGGAACCAGCATCTCGACCGAAGCGGTTTCTGCATATTTGTCGCGGGTACGTCCTTTGGTCAAGAAAAATCCGCTTTTGGTGGGCTTTGGCATTAGAAATTATCATGATGCCATGCGACTCTCAGCACAGACCGATGGTTTTATCGTAGGTTCTGCATTAATTAATCTCTTGGAAAAACTGTGGGACGAACCAATGCCTGCCCAAGAGCGGCTGAAACAAGTTGGAGCCTTTATTCACGCGCTAAAATATGGTGTATAA